The sequence below is a genomic window from Abyssisolibacter fermentans.
TCATGCATTAGATCCTATAGCTAGAATTAATACAACTGATAAAAAAAAGATATCTTATGCTACATCACTTTATGAAAGAGTTATGGACGTAAGATTAAATAAAATAATATCTAACTTCACTGCCACAGGTGAAGAAGATTTTGTTGAGTTTTTAACCGAATTTTTTAAACAGTACTTTAACTCGTTATTAGCAGAAGACAAATGGGGAGATGAAGTACGCAAAGCTGGAAAAGAAGATTTAGCTCAGCTAATGGAAGAATATAAGGTAAATGATGTAAATGCCTTAGTAAGTGCTATGGGGAATATTATAGCCGATGCAGTATCAATATTAAGAGATTTGAAAGATATTCCTTTGCCTAAAAGGTTAAATAAGTTGGCTGAGAAATATCCTAAAGTATGCAAGTCTTTTGGTAGAGCACTTGCTATCGGTGTATACGGTTATTCAATTTTCGCTTCAGTCCAAGCGTTTATGAATTGGAATGAATTAAAACCGCAAGAAAAGGTTCAAGCAGTTATAGATACATTAGATGTATGTGTATCTATATTTAATGACATGGTAAAATTTAAGGCAGCAAAAACGTTAACATCAGCAGAAAAATCAATAGAAGAGTTAATGAAAGCAAGTGGCGAAATAAAAGATGCAGTATCTCTTGAAAGAGCTACAGAAATAGCGAATAAAATTGGTGTAAAATTGGATGAGGGCTTTGCTGATGTTAGTTCACCTGCATTAGCTAGAGGGGGAAAGGCAGCTGGAGAAGCACTAGCTGAAGCAGAAGAATTAGCAGGTACAGCTTCAAGATGGACTAAATTTGCAAAAGTGACTGAGTTGTTCGCACGAGGCATGACAGTTGTCGCTTTAGGTGCAGCATGTGTAGTTACAGGTTTCCAGATAGCTGAAGATTTTTCATCAGGACAGCCAACAGCAATATTGGTTTTAGATATACTACAGATCGTAGCAGACAGTATTGCATTTTTAGTAGAAGCAGGTGCTGGATTACTAGCTCTACTATCTGTAGAAGTCTGCTCTGTAATTCCTGTTATTGGTATAGTTGCAGCTGTGGCAGGTATTGTTATAGCTATTGTAGCATTGTTTGTTCACCGCAATCCGCCACCAAGTCCAGAGGAGGAATTTATTGATAAGTATAGTAAGTCATTTATAGATTACTTGGATTTACCAAGTGAAGAATGGCTTGAAAAGCAAAAGAAAATAGATCAACATTTGTCAGGAGGTAATAAAAGCTTGGTATTTGCTTAGATATAAAAAGAATTAAGCAAGGAATATTAGAAATCATAGGGGTGTAGTATTATAACACCCCTACTATTGTGAAACAAAGGAACAAAAGTTTTCCAAGGACTATGTTAAAAATTTTTTTATTCTATTACAAGCTTCAGCTATATGTTCATATTGAGTACCAAGGTTCATACTTACAAAACCTTCACCGTTCTGTACAAAATGCTTACCATCTTCTAAAAACACTAAGAAAACTATAATCAATACAGAATTCATATATGAAATACATGGGATAATATGCTCGCCGAACTTTTGATGAAGGTGGAGTTTTTAAACATCTTTTTCATTGCGGGCAACTGTGGATGTAGATTTTCTTTGTATTTTTATTAATTCTCTCCTTTGCAGGAACAACATTTCAATGTCCAAAGATACCTAAATAATCATTGATATTTTCGTACTATTTTAATAATAATTCCATATATTTTTTGTCATGTGGAGGTGTCATTTTATATAAAAGTTTATCATAATTTTGTGTAATACTGCATATAATCAAGCTATAGGTTACTATAAAACATCTATATTTTAAAACATAAAGTTTTAATAAGAAGATTACTTTAAAAATATGTTGATTTACTGTATACTTTAAATTGTAAAAACATATCAAAATAGATGATTGGAGGATTATGATGATTAATGAGCACGAAGTAATTCATTTGGTATTAGATGATGGAAATGAACTAGAATGTAAAATGTTAGGAATATTTCAGGTGGAAGAAAAAGAGTATATAGCATTGTTACCAAATGAACTTGAAGATGTATATATCTATGGGTATGAAGAGAAAGATAATGAACCTGTATTATCTCATATTGAGTCGGATGAAGAATACGAAAAAGTATCTAAAGCTTTTTTAGATTTATGTGATGGGGAAGAAGAAGTACAATAATATACAAAAATGCCGGGTAATCAAAACCGGCATTTTTTATGCTATCAAATGGAAAATATTAATAGTTAACTGTGATTTAGTATTTATCAGTCTTTCATGAGAAATCAAATTGGTATATATAAAACCCTTTACATATTATTGATTATAAAATATGTATAAGATATAATAAAGATAAAAATTAATAATTAGATTTGTAAATATTTTAACAAAATACACTATTAAAAAGGATGATAATATGCCTTCAAATGAGATGGCTAAATTAATTGAAAGCAGAAAAAGACAGGTTAAGAAAAAAAAGAAGCAAACATTGTATGGGATTTTAGTAATTATCTTTACACTAATAATCTTTTTTTATTTATTACCAAATAATAAAAACAATGCTGTATGCTGGATTATTGGTATTGGATTTGGTATAGTTTTAAGATATTCTAGATTTTGTTTTACAGCTGCGTTTAGAGATCCTATATTAATTGGAGATACTAGGCTAATTAGAGGAGTAATATTAGCATTAATAATAAGTACTGTAGGTTTTGCAGTAATACAAGCAGGTTATCTAGACAGTAATGATTTTAATTATAACTTTATTCCTGGTGAGGTTAGTGCTGTAGGAATACATGTGGCTATAGGAGCATTTATGTTTGGGATAGGAATGGTAATAGCAGGTGGTTGTGCATCAGGTGTTTTAATGAGAATCGGTGAAGGACATATGCTTCAAATAGTTGTTTTGGTTGGTTTTTTAATAGGAACTATACTTGGAGCTAAAGATTATTCTTTTTGGTATGAACATATAATACATTCAGCTAAGATTATCTACTTCTCTGAGTATCTTAATTTTAAATTAGTTGTGGTTTTGCAAATAATAGTATTAATAATATTGTATAGATTTGCAATATATTACGAAAATAGACGTTTCAAAGACATATAATGGAGGAAGTAAAAATGGCAGTAAAAGAGATAGATTGCGTGTGCGAAGCTTGCCCAGTACCAATAATAAAAGCAATAAATGAACTAAAAAGTATGGATAAAGGTGATATTTTAATTGTGCATACTGATCATAGTTGTGTAGGAATTAGTATGCAGGAATGGGCTGAGAAAAATAATCATGCTATAGAGATTGTTGAAATAGAAAATGGACAGTGGGAAGTTTATATAGAAAAAGAAAAGGATAAATAGGAGGTATGTTATGCCGACATGGTTTAAAAAACCTTGGCCTTACTGGATAGGCGGAATATTATTGGGATTATTGAATGTTATTTTATTAGCAATTAGCGGTATAAGCTGGCAAATAACTAGTGGTTTTTTGTTATGGGCTGTTGGAATATTACAATGGGTTGGGCTTGAGCCGTTTGATTTTGCTTATTTTAGTTATTTTAATCATTATTATGAACCTATAATAAAAAGTGGTAACGTATTTATTAATCAATATACTCTTTTAAATCTAGGAGTCATAATTGGCTCTCTTGTTGCAACGTTATTAACATCCCAATTTAAAATAAGAAAAATAAAAAATAGCAAGCAACTGATATTTGGATTATTAGGTGGTATTATGATGGGTTATGGAACAAGGTTAGCAGTTGGATGCAATATTGGAACATTGTTTAGCGGTATACCATCATTTTCATTACACGCTTGGGTGTTTGCACTATTTATAATAATCGGAGCTTGGGTTGGTTGTAAAATATTAATTAAATATATAATCCCAGATTAATCATAGAAAATATAATTGAAGCTCATTCTTCGTATGAGTAAGCGGTAAATCAGAAACTCATTCCAAGAATGAGTAAGCGATTCACATAAAATCATAGATTTTAGTTCTCTGCTTAATATCACAGATTTTAGTTCTCTGATCATGGATATCTTATACTGTAGAAGTTCATAGCATATTATGGGGCGTTATATGAATAATCAGAGATAATTTAGGGGCATTTGTTGTTAACAAAAGCCCCTTTTACTTGAAATTATAAAATCTACAAATAATTTTTCGTACTCGTTAAACTTATATTTTTCTCTTGAAGCAATATAATAATTAAAAGGTATGATTAAGTCGTTTACCTTGACTGTTTGGATACAACATCCTTTTAATTCTTGTTGAATAGTAAGTTTTGGCAAAAAAGAATAGCCCTTACCTGAAAGTATCGATGACTTTATTGCTTCAGGTGAATTTAAATCATAAAGAATATTTAAATCATCAATTGCAATTCCTTTTTCATTTAATGTTTCTTCTATTAAATACCTTGTACCAGAATCCTTTTCTCGTAAAATTAATGGTATATCCTTTAATTCATTTATAGTTATTTCATTAGGAGTTCCAATACAATTACCAACTAAAAAGAGTTCATCTGAGATTATTTTATCAGTTTTAATATCATTAATAGCAGGATCATATTGAATAATGCCTATATTTATTGTATGATTTCTTAATTTTTCTATTACTTCACTGGAATTGTTTACTTCCATATTTATATCCACTTCTTCATGAAGTTTTTTAAAGGTATATACACTACAAGGTAGTGCGTACTCACCAA
It includes:
- a CDS encoding DUF1292 domain-containing protein; this translates as MINEHEVIHLVLDDGNELECKMLGIFQVEEKEYIALLPNELEDVYIYGYEEKDNEPVLSHIESDEEYEKVSKAFLDLCDGEEEVQ
- a CDS encoding YeeE/YedE thiosulfate transporter family protein, which translates into the protein MPSNEMAKLIESRKRQVKKKKKQTLYGILVIIFTLIIFFYLLPNNKNNAVCWIIGIGFGIVLRYSRFCFTAAFRDPILIGDTRLIRGVILALIISTVGFAVIQAGYLDSNDFNYNFIPGEVSAVGIHVAIGAFMFGIGMVIAGGCASGVLMRIGEGHMLQIVVLVGFLIGTILGAKDYSFWYEHIIHSAKIIYFSEYLNFKLVVVLQIIVLIILYRFAIYYENRRFKDI
- a CDS encoding sulfurtransferase TusA family protein; protein product: MAVKEIDCVCEACPVPIIKAINELKSMDKGDILIVHTDHSCVGISMQEWAEKNNHAIEIVEIENGQWEVYIEKEKDK
- a CDS encoding YeeE/YedE thiosulfate transporter family protein produces the protein MPTWFKKPWPYWIGGILLGLLNVILLAISGISWQITSGFLLWAVGILQWVGLEPFDFAYFSYFNHYYEPIIKSGNVFINQYTLLNLGVIIGSLVATLLTSQFKIRKIKNSKQLIFGLLGGIMMGYGTRLAVGCNIGTLFSGIPSFSLHAWVFALFIIIGAWVGCKILIKYIIPD
- a CDS encoding LysR family transcriptional regulator produces the protein MNLEYLQSFYTTVKCNSISKAAKELHLTQPGLSIQLQNLEKELSANLLIRSNKGVELTEEGKVVFDYASTLLSIQGNIERDLKNLKQERPKLIIGSCKSVGEYALPCSVYTFKKLHEEVDINMEVNNSSEVIEKLRNHTINIGIIQYDPAINDIKTDKIISDELFLVGNCIGTPNEITINELKDIPLILREKDSGTRYLIEETLNEKGIAIDDLNILYDLNSPEAIKSSILSGKGYSFLPKLTIQQELKGCCIQTVKVNDLIIPFNYYIASREKYKFNEYEKLFVDFIISSKRGFC